A genome region from Microplitis mediator isolate UGA2020A chromosome 4, iyMicMedi2.1, whole genome shotgun sequence includes the following:
- the LOC130666271 gene encoding transmembrane channel-like protein 5 isoform X1, translating into MTDSASENNFYILEGRSKRSSSWNQDVEVANHDLTHRRASEQRFCSKHTRHLPSRTLAFLSNTENSKLHLVQPYKTLRLIKDDQLQIDKHVENIANHIELQEELMHDDPLSEMRRIEALRDMPECLTVKRSIKAKLSQSIHFKSRKKVLSRWKRFKYTFSIFFIKVMIGFKNFLSNFEIWYNSIKSIEGHFGSGVATYFKFLRWLFLLNVISCFLSLLFIIIPQSMIEAFSAPLVFNFDDLFIGQGFMNNTILYYGFYSNHSLEIISGYKYNVPSAYIITMLCCYLLIFILLSIKVSKSYRKCFIETSGGIHNLYANKIFCGWDYNITSYKAASLRSSSIYRELKELLAETDTCNDSSCLARFYKFFIQFIVNCLVIMAIIGTGVLIWTLLNSHKPEKTNLLSLLTIPLVITIITSIFPVIISQLVKIENYKNKRNALFVTMIRIYSMTVIVIGTLLVYWLSYGMINCWQTELAQEIYRLIIFDFLIFIIGSFIVEAVYYYIYSIVWKNIGAPKFDIAINTLNLIYNQILLWVALYFSPLLSIVSVVKIFLTFYIKKYGLMRHCEPPVTPWRAAQTQTLFLVLTFLGMTGSLMMLGYVITNVKCNDCGPFQNYNYTWEVMVEHVLELQRDSKTWEIITSLAKPGVGAAILIAMSVTVYCFRSKAEASKQMVGILREMLVLQSRDKDFLLNEFSKVADENWLQRRTAFNESRISNIDTPKECPHTSFKSRSISMITNDDSTRKTETSVNSTPSCSKNYVTFDYS; encoded by the exons atgacagACTCTGcaagtgaaaataatttttatattcttgaAG GACGATCAAAACGATCTTCAAGTTGGAATCAAGATGTAGAAGTTGCAAATCATGACCTTACACACCGCAGAGCATCAGAACAACGTTTTTGTTCCAAACATACTCGACATTTACCATCACGAACACTTGCATTTCTAAGTAATACCGAAAATTCGAAACTTCATTTAGTTCAACCTTATAAAACATTACGTTTAATAAAAGATGATCAATTACAAATTGACAAACATGTTGAGAATATAGCTAATCATATTGAACTTCAAGAAGAATTGATGCACGATGATCCTCTATCTGAAATGCGACGTATTGAGGCACTCAGAGATATGCCAGAATGTTTAACGGTAAAAAGATCTATAAAAGCTAAATTAAGTCAatctattcattttaaatcCAGAAAAAAGGTTTTAAGTAGATGGAAAAGATTCAAGTATactttcagtattttttttataaag gTTATGattggttttaaaaattttttatctaattttgaaatatggtataattcaataaaatcgaTTGAGGGTCATTTTGGAAGTGGTGTTGcgacatattttaaatttttgagatGGTTATTTTTGCTTAATGTAATAAGCTGTTTTTTAAg cTTGTTGTTCATTATTATACCTCAGTCAATGATAGAGGCTTTTTCAGCTCCTTTggtatttaattttgatgatttatttataggacaa ggttttatgaataatacaattttgtattATGGATTTTATTCTAATCATTCATTAGAAATAATATCTGGCTATAAATATAACGTACCATCAGCTTATATTATTACGATGTtatgttgttatttattaatattcattcttttatcaataaa agtTTCAAAGTCATAcagaaaatgttttattgaaACATCCGGTGGAATACATAATTTAtatgcaaataaaatattttgtggtTGGGATTATAATATAACATCATACAAAGCCGCAAGCTTACGTTCTTCTTCAATTTATCGAGAGCTTAAAGAGCTTTTAGCGGAAACTGATACTTGTAATGACTCTAGCTGTCTTGctagattttataaattttttatacaatttatagTTAACTGTTTAGTGATTATGGCAATCATAGGAACTGGTGTTTTAATATGGACATTATTAAATTCACATAAGCCTGAAAAAACAAATCTTCTTTCTCTATTAACAATACCTCTggttattacaataattacgAGTATTTTCCCAGTTATAATTTCACAATTG gtaaaaatagaaaattataaaaataaacgaaatGCTTTATTTGTTACAATGATACGAATTTATTCAATGACTGTGATAGTAATTGGGACATTATTAGTATATTGGCTGTCATATGGGATGATTAATTGTTGGCAAACAGAATTAGCACAAGAAATATATCGACtgatcatttttgattttttaatatttataataggaagttttattgttgaagctgtatattattatatttattctattgtttggaaaaatattggtGCTCCGAAATTTGATATTGCTATAAATACTCTTAATTTGatatataatcaaattttactatgggttGCACTATATTTTAGTCCATTATTATCAATTGTTAGtgttgttaaaatatttttaacgttttatattaaaaaatatggatTAATGAGACACTGTGAGCCTCCGGTGACTCCTTGGCGAGCTGCACAAACACAAACATTATTTCTCGTTTTAACTTTTCTTGGTATGACTGGATCTTTGATGATGTTAGGATATGTTATAACTAATGTAAAATGTAATGACTGTGGACCTttccaaaattataattacacttGGGAAGTCATGGTTGAACATGTACTGGAGCTTCAGCGTGACAGCAAAACATGGGAAATTATTACTAGCTTAGCTAAACCAGGAGTCGGTGCAGCTATATTAATTGCTATGAG tgttacCGTTTATTGTTTTCGTTCTAAAGCAGAAGCTAGCAAACAAATGGTGGGAATTTTACGTGAGATGCTTGTTCTTCAATCACGAGATAAAGACTTTTTGCTCAATGAATTTTCCAAAGTAGCCGACGAAA ATTGGTTACAGCGTCGAACGGCTTTTAATGAAAGCCGTATCAGTAATATTGATACACCGAAAGAATGTCCGCATACATCTTTTAAAAGTCGTAGTATATCAATGATTACTAATGATGATAGTACTCGAAAAACCGAAACTTCAGTTAACTCAACACCTAGTTGTTCGAAAAACTATGTTACATTTGattattcttaa
- the LOC130666271 gene encoding transmembrane channel-like protein 5 isoform X2 produces MTDSASENNFYILEGRSKRSSSWNQDVEVANHDLTHRRASEQRFCSKHTRHLPSRTLAFLSNTENSKLHLVQPYKTLRLIKDDQLQIDKHVENIANHIELQEELMHDDPLSEMRRIEALRDMPECLTVKRSIKAKLSQSIHFKSRKKVLSRWKRFKYTFSIFFIKVMIGFKNFLSNFEIWYNSIKSIEGHFGSGVATYFKFLRWLFLLNVISCFLSLLFIIIPQSMIEAFSAPLVFNFDDLFIGQGFMNNTILYYGFYSNHSLEIISGYKYNVPSAYIITMLCCYLLIFILLSIKVSKSYRKCFIETSGGIHNLYANKIFCGWDYNITSYKAASLRSSSIYRELKELLAETDTCNDSSCLARFYKFFIQFIVNCLVIMAIIGTGVLIWTLLNSHKPEKTNLLSLLTIPLVITIITSIFPVIISQLVKIENYKNKRNALFVTMIRIYSMTVIVIGTLLVYWLSYGMINCWQTELAQEIYRLIIFDFLIFIIGSFIVEAVYYYIYSIVWKNIGAPKFDIAINTLNLIYNQILLWVALYFSPLLSIVSVVKIFLTFYIKKYGLMRHCEPPVTPWRAAQTQTLFLVLTFLGMTGSLMMLGYVITNVKCNDCGPFQNYNYTWEVMVEHVLELQRDSKTWEIITSLAKPGVGAAILIAMSVTVYCFRSKAEASKQMVGILREMLVLQSRDKDFLLNEFSKVADESKRLIV; encoded by the exons atgacagACTCTGcaagtgaaaataatttttatattcttgaAG GACGATCAAAACGATCTTCAAGTTGGAATCAAGATGTAGAAGTTGCAAATCATGACCTTACACACCGCAGAGCATCAGAACAACGTTTTTGTTCCAAACATACTCGACATTTACCATCACGAACACTTGCATTTCTAAGTAATACCGAAAATTCGAAACTTCATTTAGTTCAACCTTATAAAACATTACGTTTAATAAAAGATGATCAATTACAAATTGACAAACATGTTGAGAATATAGCTAATCATATTGAACTTCAAGAAGAATTGATGCACGATGATCCTCTATCTGAAATGCGACGTATTGAGGCACTCAGAGATATGCCAGAATGTTTAACGGTAAAAAGATCTATAAAAGCTAAATTAAGTCAatctattcattttaaatcCAGAAAAAAGGTTTTAAGTAGATGGAAAAGATTCAAGTATactttcagtattttttttataaag gTTATGattggttttaaaaattttttatctaattttgaaatatggtataattcaataaaatcgaTTGAGGGTCATTTTGGAAGTGGTGTTGcgacatattttaaatttttgagatGGTTATTTTTGCTTAATGTAATAAGCTGTTTTTTAAg cTTGTTGTTCATTATTATACCTCAGTCAATGATAGAGGCTTTTTCAGCTCCTTTggtatttaattttgatgatttatttataggacaa ggttttatgaataatacaattttgtattATGGATTTTATTCTAATCATTCATTAGAAATAATATCTGGCTATAAATATAACGTACCATCAGCTTATATTATTACGATGTtatgttgttatttattaatattcattcttttatcaataaa agtTTCAAAGTCATAcagaaaatgttttattgaaACATCCGGTGGAATACATAATTTAtatgcaaataaaatattttgtggtTGGGATTATAATATAACATCATACAAAGCCGCAAGCTTACGTTCTTCTTCAATTTATCGAGAGCTTAAAGAGCTTTTAGCGGAAACTGATACTTGTAATGACTCTAGCTGTCTTGctagattttataaattttttatacaatttatagTTAACTGTTTAGTGATTATGGCAATCATAGGAACTGGTGTTTTAATATGGACATTATTAAATTCACATAAGCCTGAAAAAACAAATCTTCTTTCTCTATTAACAATACCTCTggttattacaataattacgAGTATTTTCCCAGTTATAATTTCACAATTG gtaaaaatagaaaattataaaaataaacgaaatGCTTTATTTGTTACAATGATACGAATTTATTCAATGACTGTGATAGTAATTGGGACATTATTAGTATATTGGCTGTCATATGGGATGATTAATTGTTGGCAAACAGAATTAGCACAAGAAATATATCGACtgatcatttttgattttttaatatttataataggaagttttattgttgaagctgtatattattatatttattctattgtttggaaaaatattggtGCTCCGAAATTTGATATTGCTATAAATACTCTTAATTTGatatataatcaaattttactatgggttGCACTATATTTTAGTCCATTATTATCAATTGTTAGtgttgttaaaatatttttaacgttttatattaaaaaatatggatTAATGAGACACTGTGAGCCTCCGGTGACTCCTTGGCGAGCTGCACAAACACAAACATTATTTCTCGTTTTAACTTTTCTTGGTATGACTGGATCTTTGATGATGTTAGGATATGTTATAACTAATGTAAAATGTAATGACTGTGGACCTttccaaaattataattacacttGGGAAGTCATGGTTGAACATGTACTGGAGCTTCAGCGTGACAGCAAAACATGGGAAATTATTACTAGCTTAGCTAAACCAGGAGTCGGTGCAGCTATATTAATTGCTATGAG tgttacCGTTTATTGTTTTCGTTCTAAAGCAGAAGCTAGCAAACAAATGGTGGGAATTTTACGTGAGATGCTTGTTCTTCAATCACGAGATAAAGACTTTTTGCTCAATGAATTTTCCAAAGTAGCCGACGAAAGTAAAcgtttaattgtttaa